AGCGGTGATGGCCGGCGGCATCAAGAAGGTCAAGCTGTTTTCAAATTTCCGGCCCGATCTCAGGGGCGCGGCCTTTCTGGCGCGGGTCAAAAGCCGGGAGGACGACCGGTTGTTGAGAGGAGTGGCGGACGAGCTGGAAAAGGACGGCATCCGCGTTATCGAATCCACGATCTTCCTGTCTCAGATGATTCCCGCTGAAGGCGTCCTGACGCGCCGCGCGCCGAGCGCGGAGCAATGGGAGGACATTCGACTCGGATTTGCAACCGCCAAGGAAGCGGGAAGACTCGGCATCGGTCAGTGCGTCGTCGTCAAGCATCGCGTGATTCTTGCAGTGGAGGCGGCCGAGGGAACCGATGCGGCGATTCGGCGCGGGGGCGAGCTGGGTCGGGGAGGCTTCGTCGCGGTCAAAGTCAGCAAGCCCCAACAGGATCTCCGCTTCGATGTCCCCGCGGTCGGACCGGAAACGATACGAATGCTGCATGAATTGAAAGGCGCCGTCTTGGCTGTCGAGGCCGGGAAGACTATTCTGTTGGAGAAAGACGAGCTCTTGCGGGAAGCCGGCCGCGCGGGGATCGTCGTCGTCGGCGTGAGCGAGGAGAAAGTTAAAAGTTAAAAAATAAAGGGACTTCAGGCTTCCGTGTGAAGCAAGGCTCGGAGATCGCACCGCCGAGGCGCGGAGGGCGCGTCCTTCGACTAAGCTCAGGATGCGCGGCTATGAAAGAATTCCGTTCGTGGTGATCCCTCGACAAGCTCGGGACTAAAGGCGCAGTCGAGGGAGCCTGTCCTGAGCGAAGCCGAAGGGTCGAACCATGCGAACTCCGTGTCTCAGTGGTAAATTTTTCTTCACAGGGAGCCCTGAATAGCCAAAGGCAAAAGGCAAATACTTCCTTGAACAGCGAGGCAAAGATTCCGGTCGGCGTGGTCGGCGTCGGTTACGCGGGAAAACATCACGCGGAGAAATACGCCCTCTCGCCCAAGGCGAGACTCATGGGCGTGGCGGACATCGATGCGGAACGCGCGAGAGCGGTGGGCGCCGAGCTTGGCGTCGCGGCCATGACCGACTACCACGAGCTTTTCGGCCGGGTTCGCTGCGTGAGCATCGCCGTGCCGACGCGGCTGCATCACGAGCTCGCGCGGGAGTTTCTCGCCGCGGGCATCGACGTGCTCGTGGAAAAGCCGATGACGGCGACTTTGGAAGAGGGCGCGCGCCTCGTGGCTTTGGCGCGGGAAAAAGGATTGATGCTTCAGGTCGGGCACCTGGAAAGATTCAATCCGGCCGTCCGCGCCCTCGAATCCGCCGTCCGCGAGCCGAGATTCGTCGAGTGTCATCGTCTGGCGCCGTTCGTGGAGCGCGGCACCGACGTCGACGTGGTGTTGGATCTGATGATCCACGACATCGACGTCATCGCGAGTCTCGTGCGTGCGCCGGTCGCGCGCGTCGAGGCCGTCGGCGTCGCGGTGCTCACCAACGAGCCGGACATCGCCAACGCCAGGATCACTTTTGCGAACGGCTGCGTCGCCAACGTGACGGCGAGCCGCGTTTCGGTCAAACGCGAAAGAAAAATCCGCTTCTTCCAGCCCGACGCGTACATCTCCATCGACTACGATCAAAAGCGGGCGCAGATTTACCGCCGCCCCGAGAAGGGGGCGTCCTGGATGGATATCCGGGGCGAGACGGTCGAGATCCAAGAAACGGACGCTTTGGCGGACGAGATCGATTCTTTTCTGGATTCGGTCCAAAGCCGCGCCGGTCCGCTGGTCAGCGGCGAAGAGGGGCTGAGGGCCCTGGAGATCGCTTCGATGATCAGCGCAAAGTTGAGAGCCGCCGTCTGAGCGTCGATGTGGGAAGCGGCAAGCGGGTTTTGCTGGTGGCCGGAGAGGCGTCGGGAGATCTTCACGGCGCTGAACTGGTGCGGGCGCTCCGTGAGCGCGACTCGACTTTGGAAATTTCCGCCGTCGGTGGAGCGGCGCTCGAAAGCGCGGGCGCCGGGATCGTCTTCGATGTCGACCGGATCGCGGGAATGGGGCTCACCGAACTGGCGGGCAACCTGACGAACATCTGGCGGGCCTATGGGCTGGTCAAAAGAATTTTGCGCGAGCAAAGGCCGAGCCTGTTGATCCTGATCGACTTTCCGGATT
The DNA window shown above is from Candidatus Binatia bacterium and carries:
- a CDS encoding Gfo/Idh/MocA family oxidoreductase; this translates as MNSEAKIPVGVVGVGYAGKHHAEKYALSPKARLMGVADIDAERARAVGAELGVAAMTDYHELFGRVRCVSIAVPTRLHHELAREFLAAGIDVLVEKPMTATLEEGARLVALAREKGLMLQVGHLERFNPAVRALESAVREPRFVECHRLAPFVERGTDVDVVLDLMIHDIDVIASLVRAPVARVEAVGVAVLTNEPDIANARITFANGCVANVTASRVSVKRERKIRFFQPDAYISIDYDQKRAQIYRRPEKGASWMDIRGETVEIQETDALADEIDSFLDSVQSRAGPLVSGEEGLRALEIASMISAKLRAAV
- the lpxI gene encoding UDP-2,3-diacylglucosamine diphosphatase LpxI (LpxI, functionally equivalent to LpxH, replaces it in LPS biosynthesis in a minority of bacteria.), translated to MRKLGLIAGNGKFPLIFAEQARRAGVSLVTVAHRGETPREIEQVANGVTWVYVGELGKIIRTFRRQGVKEAVMAGGIKKVKLFSNFRPDLRGAAFLARVKSREDDRLLRGVADELEKDGIRVIESTIFLSQMIPAEGVLTRRAPSAEQWEDIRLGFATAKEAGRLGIGQCVVVKHRVILAVEAAEGTDAAIRRGGELGRGGFVAVKVSKPQQDLRFDVPAVGPETIRMLHELKGAVLAVEAGKTILLEKDELLREAGRAGIVVVGVSEEKVKS